One region of Hoeflea sp. 108 genomic DNA includes:
- a CDS encoding ABC transporter permease codes for MRLEPKPAPSLAVTLLFPLAAVVATLLFTSLLVLAAGASPLSVFYLVAKGAAGSQFALLETLTRATPLIFTGLAVAVAFRAKLWNIGAEAQLYVGGIVTVVLGTGALPLPSVILIPVIMVAAMAAGALLLLGPAVLKTRFGVDEVVTTLLLNFIVLLFVSMLLEGVLKDPMGLGWPQSQKVIAEAQLTRIIQGKRLHYGFVIAIVSAIVVWVIMKKTVLGYEMRAVGHNPEGARFVGIPVNRVLMKTALLSGGLAALAGFSEVSGLKGNLTLDLSPGYGYSGIVVAMLAMLNPLGVIASAIFVAGIFVGADAMSRVAKVPSYIADVMVATSLLTMVVAILLTRFRVRWR; via the coding sequence ATGCGGCTTGAACCCAAACCCGCGCCATCGCTGGCTGTCACTCTGCTGTTCCCGCTGGCGGCGGTCGTCGCCACGCTGCTCTTCACTTCGCTGCTGGTGCTGGCCGCCGGCGCTTCGCCATTGTCTGTCTTCTACCTCGTTGCCAAGGGCGCTGCGGGTTCGCAATTCGCCTTGCTCGAAACCCTGACGCGCGCGACGCCGCTGATCTTCACCGGGCTTGCCGTCGCCGTCGCCTTCCGTGCCAAGCTCTGGAACATCGGCGCCGAAGCGCAGCTTTATGTCGGCGGCATCGTCACCGTGGTGCTCGGGACCGGCGCGCTGCCGTTGCCTTCTGTCATCCTCATTCCCGTGATCATGGTCGCCGCCATGGCCGCAGGCGCGTTGCTGCTGCTTGGTCCGGCCGTGCTAAAAACCCGCTTCGGTGTCGACGAGGTAGTGACCACGCTGCTGCTCAATTTCATCGTGCTGCTGTTCGTGTCGATGCTGCTAGAAGGTGTGCTCAAGGACCCGATGGGGCTGGGCTGGCCGCAGTCGCAGAAGGTCATTGCCGAGGCGCAGCTGACGCGCATCATCCAGGGCAAGCGCCTGCATTACGGCTTCGTCATAGCCATCGTCTCGGCCATCGTCGTCTGGGTCATCATGAAGAAAACCGTGCTCGGCTACGAGATGCGCGCCGTCGGTCACAATCCGGAAGGGGCACGCTTCGTCGGCATCCCGGTCAACCGCGTGCTGATGAAGACCGCGCTGCTTTCCGGCGGACTGGCTGCGCTTGCCGGCTTCTCCGAGGTCTCGGGCCTCAAGGGCAACCTCACGCTCGACCTGTCGCCGGGCTATGGCTATTCAGGCATCGTCGTTGCGATGTTGGCGATGCTGAATCCACTCGGGGTGATTGCCTCTGCGATCTTCGTTGCCGGCATCTTCGTCGGCGCCGACGCCATGAGCCGCGTCGCCAAGGTGCCGAGCTACATCGCCGACGTCATGGTCGCCACCTCGCTTTTGACGATGGTGGTGGCGATCTTGCTGACGCGGTTCAGGGTGAGGTGGAGGTGA
- a CDS encoding ABC transporter permease, producing the protein MDAFEILFTASFWVAAIRIASPLIFATMGELICERAGVLNLGIEGIMTAGAFAGWFTVYAGGDLWTGVLVAALAGAMFGLLHATLTVPLGLSQHVVGIGVTLLATSLTYFTYRLALPEVTSPPKIEPFQPLPIPGLSQIPIVGEALFSQTPLTYLAFLAVAVVAWVLYRTPVGLAVRAAGENPSAVEAQGISVTAIRMGAVMVGSALMAVGGAFLTMSAFNSFFFQMINGRGWICIALVVFGSWRPGKALIGAILFAAFDAYQVRLQQMSGGIVPYQVFLMMPYALSILALILVARRATYPKALMIPYQKGER; encoded by the coding sequence ATGGACGCGTTTGAAATCCTCTTCACCGCTTCCTTCTGGGTCGCTGCCATCCGCATCGCTTCGCCGCTGATCTTCGCCACAATGGGCGAGCTGATCTGCGAGCGTGCCGGCGTGCTCAATCTTGGCATCGAGGGCATCATGACCGCTGGCGCCTTCGCCGGCTGGTTCACCGTCTATGCCGGCGGCGACCTGTGGACCGGCGTGCTGGTGGCAGCTCTTGCAGGCGCGATGTTCGGCCTGCTGCATGCGACGCTGACCGTTCCACTGGGCTTGTCGCAGCATGTCGTCGGCATCGGCGTCACGCTGCTCGCAACCAGCCTGACCTATTTCACCTATCGCCTGGCGCTGCCGGAAGTGACCTCGCCGCCCAAGATCGAGCCGTTCCAGCCGCTGCCGATTCCCGGCCTGTCGCAGATCCCCATTGTCGGCGAGGCGCTGTTTTCGCAGACGCCGCTGACCTATCTCGCCTTCCTCGCTGTCGCGGTGGTCGCCTGGGTGCTCTACCGCACGCCCGTCGGCCTAGCAGTCCGTGCCGCCGGCGAAAACCCCTCGGCCGTGGAGGCGCAGGGCATCTCGGTGACCGCTATCCGCATGGGGGCGGTGATGGTCGGCAGCGCGCTGATGGCTGTCGGCGGCGCCTTCCTCACCATGTCGGCGTTCAACTCGTTCTTCTTCCAGATGATCAATGGTCGCGGCTGGATCTGTATCGCCCTTGTGGTCTTCGGCTCGTGGCGGCCGGGCAAGGCGCTGATCGGCGCCATCCTGTTTGCCGCCTTCGACGCCTATCAGGTTCGTCTGCAGCAGATGTCGGGCGGCATCGTGCCCTACCAGGTGTTCCTGATGATGCCTTATGCGCTGTCGATCCTGGCCCTGATCCTGGTGGCGCGCCGCGCCACCTATCCGAAAGCGCTGATGATCCCATATCAGAAAGGCGAAAGATGA
- a CDS encoding amidohydrolase family protein, producing the protein MSFDLIVKGGTLSDGTIADIGIKGDRIAAIEPKIDAPAGQVVDASGNLVSQPFVDPHFHMDATLSYGLPRINASGTLLEGISLWGELKPLLTHEAVKERALAYCDWAVSMGLLAIRTHVDTCDDRLLAVEALLEVKKEIAPYIDLQLVAFPQDGLYRSPTARANTIRALDMGVDVVGGIPHFERTMADGTRSVTELCEIAAMRGLMVDLHCDETDDPLSRHIEQLAYETQRLGLQGRVAGSHLTSMHSMDNYYVSKLLPLIAEAGVSAIPNPLINIMLQGRHDSYPKRRGMTRVPEMLKAGIRVGWGQDCVLDPWYSLGTADMLDVAFMGLHVAQMSSPSDMRRCFDMVTKVNAEIMGLDHLGLEVGKTASLVVLDAGNPIEAVRLRAERLCVVAKGKVVAQRPKRDTALSIKGRPATINRRHVVPPQAN; encoded by the coding sequence ATGAGCTTCGACCTGATCGTCAAGGGTGGCACCCTTTCAGATGGAACCATTGCCGATATCGGCATCAAGGGCGACAGGATCGCTGCGATCGAGCCGAAGATCGACGCGCCTGCCGGCCAAGTTGTCGACGCCTCAGGCAATCTTGTCTCGCAGCCTTTCGTCGATCCGCATTTCCACATGGATGCGACATTGTCTTACGGCCTGCCGCGCATCAACGCCTCGGGCACATTGCTCGAAGGCATCTCATTGTGGGGCGAACTAAAGCCGCTGCTGACCCATGAGGCGGTCAAGGAGCGCGCACTCGCCTATTGCGATTGGGCCGTTTCGATGGGCCTGCTCGCCATTCGCACCCATGTCGACACATGCGACGACAGGCTGCTCGCCGTCGAAGCCCTGCTCGAGGTCAAGAAGGAGATCGCGCCCTATATCGACCTTCAGCTCGTCGCTTTTCCGCAGGACGGGCTCTACCGCTCGCCCACGGCACGCGCCAACACCATTCGCGCCTTGGATATGGGCGTCGATGTCGTCGGTGGCATTCCGCATTTCGAGCGCACCATGGCCGATGGCACGCGGTCTGTGACCGAACTCTGCGAGATCGCAGCGATGCGCGGCCTGATGGTCGACCTGCATTGCGATGAGACCGACGACCCGCTGTCGCGCCACATCGAGCAACTGGCCTACGAGACCCAGCGTCTCGGCCTGCAGGGCAGGGTGGCCGGCTCGCATCTGACCTCGATGCACTCGATGGACAATTATTATGTCTCGAAGCTTTTGCCGTTGATTGCGGAGGCCGGCGTGTCGGCGATCCCGAACCCGCTGATCAACATCATGCTGCAGGGGCGCCACGACAGCTATCCCAAGCGCCGCGGCATGACCCGCGTACCGGAGATGCTGAAGGCCGGCATCCGCGTTGGCTGGGGTCAGGACTGTGTGCTCGACCCATGGTATTCGCTCGGCACCGCCGACATGCTCGACGTTGCCTTCATGGGCCTGCACGTCGCCCAGATGTCGTCTCCTTCAGACATGCGCCGTTGCTTCGACATGGTCACCAAGGTCAACGCCGAGATCATGGGCCTCGATCATCTCGGGCTCGAAGTCGGCAAGACGGCGAGCCTCGTCGTGCTCGATGCCGGCAATCCCATCGAGGCGGTGCGCCTGCGCGCCGAGCGGCTTTGTGTCGTGGCCAAGGGCAAGGTCGTGGCCCAGCGCCCCAAGCGCGACACGGCGCTGTCGATCAAGGGCCGCCCGGCGACCATCAACCGTCGCCATGTGGTGCCGCCCCAGGCGAATTGA
- a CDS encoding DMT family transporter, with product MTFRQALALPKSNLVLAGVLLMLLGDFMFALNDAMGKWLVESFSVGQVLLIRSIGAFIILGPMLARQGLAPLTKVERPGLQVLRVVLATADTAFFYAAVAYLPLADVMTFYMAGPIYIAALSHFFLGEKVGWRRWIAIVLGFCGVVIALRPSTASLSWPSLFAVVGSLSFAISLILSRKLRATNDTTLVTWQTVGALVMGGILAAADWRPPSAVDWSAMLLLGVVACAAHLMITRALKLAPASLLAPLQYTLLLWAVVMGIVFFGDYPDAQILLGSAVIVVAGLFIFHRQKVVDKAEPETVPTSVH from the coding sequence ATGACATTTCGACAAGCCCTCGCTCTCCCCAAGAGCAATCTCGTTCTCGCGGGCGTGCTGCTCATGCTTTTGGGCGACTTCATGTTCGCTCTCAACGATGCCATGGGCAAATGGCTGGTCGAGAGTTTTTCGGTCGGGCAGGTTCTGCTGATCCGCTCCATCGGCGCCTTCATCATCCTCGGGCCGATGCTGGCCCGACAGGGGCTTGCGCCGCTGACCAAGGTCGAGCGTCCGGGCCTGCAGGTGCTGCGCGTGGTGCTGGCCACCGCCGACACCGCTTTCTTCTACGCTGCGGTCGCCTATCTGCCGCTGGCAGACGTCATGACCTTCTACATGGCAGGCCCGATCTACATCGCCGCACTCTCGCACTTCTTTCTGGGCGAAAAGGTCGGTTGGCGCCGCTGGATCGCCATCGTGCTCGGCTTCTGCGGCGTCGTCATCGCGCTGCGCCCGTCGACGGCGTCGCTGTCCTGGCCATCGCTTTTCGCCGTCGTCGGCAGCCTGTCTTTCGCCATCAGCCTGATCCTGAGCCGTAAGCTTCGTGCCACCAACGACACCACGCTCGTCACCTGGCAGACCGTCGGCGCACTGGTCATGGGCGGCATCCTCGCCGCAGCCGATTGGAGGCCGCCGAGTGCCGTCGACTGGTCGGCCATGCTGCTGCTTGGCGTCGTCGCCTGCGCGGCACATCTGATGATCACCCGCGCGCTCAAGCTCGCACCCGCCTCGTTGCTCGCGCCGCTGCAATACACGCTGCTGCTGTGGGCGGTGGTGATGGGCATTGTCTTCTTCGGGGACTATCCGGATGCACAGATCCTGCTCGGCTCGGCGGTCATCGTCGTTGCAGGCCTGTTCATCTTCCACCGCCAGAAGGTGGTGGATAAGGCCGAGCCCGAGACAGTGCCGACCAGCGTGCACTGA
- a CDS encoding CAP domain-containing protein: MARLTGTVMRATAFGSLLFLAACQTGSNVAGDGAGASSTGIAYLQTIRSENGLPPLSPDSTLERAALQQAAYMARSGKMEHTTGWGKDFAARMKDGGVEGAAAENIAHGGMEPAKLFSMWMNSAGHRRNMLDPRFSKFGLAYVRESKGSDKRYWALVLGR, encoded by the coding sequence ATGGCGCGACTGACGGGCACGGTTATGCGGGCGACCGCCTTTGGGTCCCTGCTGTTCCTGGCCGCCTGCCAGACGGGGTCCAATGTCGCCGGCGATGGGGCCGGCGCGTCGTCGACAGGCATCGCCTATCTGCAGACGATCCGCTCCGAGAATGGCTTGCCGCCGCTGAGCCCCGACTCGACGCTGGAGCGCGCGGCTCTGCAGCAAGCGGCCTACATGGCGCGCAGCGGCAAAATGGAGCACACCACCGGCTGGGGCAAGGATTTCGCCGCGCGTATGAAAGACGGCGGCGTCGAAGGTGCGGCGGCCGAAAACATCGCCCATGGCGGCATGGAGCCGGCCAAGCTGTTCTCGATGTGGATGAATTCCGCCGGCCATCGCCGCAATATGCTCGACCCGCGCTTCAGCAAATTCGGCCTCGCCTATGTGCGCGAGAGCAAAGGCAGCGACAAACGCTACTGGGCGCTGGTGCTCGGGCGATAA
- a CDS encoding FAD-dependent oxidoreductase → MALPSHAQIVVIGGGIIGCSTAYHLARDHKADVILLEQGKLTSGSTWHAAGLVGQLRSSASITRVLKYSVELYKGLEAETGLATGWKMTGCLRLATNQDRWTEYKRLATTAKSFGMDMQLVSPDEVKRMWPLMDTSDLVGASWLPTDGQASPSDITQSLAKGARMHGARLFENVRVTGFEMKDGRILKVKTDQGDIVCDKVVNCAGQWARQVGAMAGINVPLQPVKHQYIITERLPGLATDAPTLRDPDRRTYFKEEVGGLVMGGYEPNPQGWTTGDVPNDWEFRLFDDDFDHFEQHMVQAIERVPGLADVGVKQMINGPESFTPDGNFILGVAPECANMFVGAGFNAFGIASGGGAGWVLAQWVVDGEAPLDLWVVDIRRFSGLHRDRQWVSNRTLEAYGKHYTIGYPHEEYASGRPYIVSPLYERLKAHRAVFGSKLGWERPNWFAPEGMEAKDVYAMGRQNWFEPVGDEHKHVREAVGVFDQSSFAKYEMAGKDAQKALDFICANDVSKPAGRLTYTQLLNTRGGIEADLTVARLADNKFYIVTGTGFRTHDLAWIGDHIPSGLDARLVDVTEQFGTLSLMGPNARKVLEAVTDADVSNAAFPFGHVREIEIAGATVRALRVTYVGELGWELHVPIGATGEVFDALMAAGKPHGIRPVGYRALESLRLEKGYRAWGSDITPNDTPFEAGLGWAVKLRKDTDFLGRKPLEKLGNAPLTKRLACFTVDDKNVVLVGRETILRDGQPVGYLTSGGYGYTVGKNIGFGYVRNAGGVDDAFLTGGNYELVVAMERVPATIHLEPLFDPAATRVKA, encoded by the coding sequence ATGGCCCTCCCCTCGCACGCGCAGATCGTCGTCATCGGCGGCGGCATCATCGGCTGCTCGACGGCCTATCACCTGGCACGCGACCACAAGGCCGACGTGATCCTGCTCGAACAGGGCAAGCTGACCTCGGGCTCGACCTGGCACGCGGCGGGGCTGGTGGGACAGCTGCGCTCGTCGGCGTCCATCACGCGGGTGCTCAAATATTCGGTCGAACTCTACAAGGGGCTGGAGGCCGAGACCGGGCTCGCCACGGGTTGGAAGATGACCGGCTGCCTGCGGCTCGCCACCAATCAGGATCGCTGGACCGAATACAAGCGGCTGGCGACGACGGCCAAGAGCTTCGGCATGGACATGCAGCTGGTGTCACCTGATGAGGTCAAGCGGATGTGGCCGCTGATGGACACGTCGGACCTGGTCGGGGCCTCGTGGCTGCCGACCGACGGCCAGGCCAGCCCCTCCGACATCACCCAGTCGCTGGCCAAGGGCGCGCGCATGCATGGCGCCAGGCTGTTCGAGAATGTGCGCGTGACCGGCTTCGAAATGAAGGACGGCCGCATACTGAAGGTGAAGACCGACCAGGGCGACATTGTCTGCGACAAGGTGGTGAACTGTGCCGGCCAATGGGCACGGCAGGTGGGCGCGATGGCCGGCATCAACGTGCCGCTACAACCGGTGAAGCACCAATATATCATCACCGAGAGATTGCCTGGTCTCGCCACCGATGCGCCGACGCTGCGCGACCCCGACCGCCGCACCTACTTCAAGGAGGAGGTCGGCGGACTTGTCATGGGCGGCTACGAGCCGAACCCGCAGGGCTGGACGACTGGTGACGTGCCCAACGACTGGGAATTCCGCCTGTTCGACGACGATTTCGATCATTTCGAGCAGCACATGGTGCAGGCAATCGAGCGTGTGCCGGGACTGGCCGATGTCGGCGTCAAGCAGATGATCAACGGTCCCGAAAGCTTTACCCCCGACGGCAACTTCATCCTGGGCGTGGCGCCGGAATGCGCGAACATGTTCGTCGGCGCCGGCTTCAACGCCTTCGGCATCGCCTCGGGCGGTGGCGCCGGCTGGGTGCTGGCGCAGTGGGTGGTGGATGGCGAGGCGCCGCTGGACCTCTGGGTGGTCGACATCAGGCGCTTCTCGGGTCTGCATCGCGATCGCCAATGGGTGTCGAACCGCACGCTCGAGGCCTATGGCAAGCACTACACGATCGGCTATCCGCATGAGGAATATGCGAGCGGACGGCCCTACATCGTCTCGCCTCTCTATGAGCGGCTAAAAGCGCACCGCGCCGTGTTCGGCTCCAAACTCGGCTGGGAGCGACCCAACTGGTTCGCGCCGGAAGGCATGGAAGCCAAGGACGTCTACGCCATGGGCCGGCAGAACTGGTTCGAGCCGGTCGGCGACGAGCACAAGCATGTGCGCGAGGCGGTAGGCGTGTTCGACCAGTCGTCCTTCGCCAAATACGAGATGGCAGGCAAGGATGCTCAGAAAGCGCTCGACTTCATCTGCGCCAATGACGTGTCGAAGCCGGCAGGGCGCCTGACCTACACGCAGCTGCTCAACACGCGCGGCGGCATCGAGGCGGATCTGACCGTAGCACGGCTGGCGGACAATAAATTCTACATCGTCACCGGCACCGGCTTCCGCACCCACGACCTCGCCTGGATCGGCGATCACATCCCGTCGGGGCTGGACGCGAGACTGGTCGATGTCACCGAACAGTTCGGCACGCTATCGCTGATGGGGCCGAACGCACGCAAGGTACTCGAAGCGGTCACGGATGCGGACGTTTCAAACGCAGCCTTCCCCTTTGGCCATGTCCGCGAGATCGAGATCGCCGGGGCGACCGTACGGGCGCTGCGCGTCACCTATGTCGGCGAACTCGGCTGGGAACTGCATGTGCCGATCGGCGCCACCGGCGAGGTGTTCGATGCACTGATGGCGGCGGGCAAGCCGCACGGCATCCGCCCTGTCGGCTACCGCGCGCTGGAATCTCTGCGCCTGGAAAAAGGCTACCGTGCCTGGGGCTCCGACATCACGCCCAACGACACGCCGTTCGAAGCCGGCCTCGGCTGGGCGGTGAAGCTCAGGAAGGACACCGACTTCCTCGGCCGCAAGCCTCTGGAAAAGCTCGGCAACGCACCGCTGACCAAACGCCTTGCCTGCTTCACCGTCGACGACAAGAACGTCGTTCTCGTCGGCCGTGAGACGATCCTGCGCGATGGCCAGCCGGTCGGCTACCTCACCAGCGGCGGCTACGGCTACACGGTCGGCAAGAACATCGGCTTCGGCTATGTCCGCAATGCGGGCGGCGTCGACGATGCGTTCCTCACAGGCGGCAACTACGAGCTGGTGGTCGCCATGGAGCGCGTGCCGGCGACAATCCATCTCGAGCCGCTCTTCGATCCGGCGGCGACAAGGGTGAAGGCTTAG
- a CDS encoding choline/ethanolamine kinase family protein, which produces MSNSEDRIHALPLWHGPVTIAPLKGGISNESWLVEDRTGRHVVRFGKDYPFHHVFRDREVMVARAAHEAGFAPELQYAEPGVMVSEFLGARTYGADDVRANAARIALLVRRFHEEMPRHVSGAGFMFWAFHVIRDYARTLQAGGSRMAAELPRYLTLAEALEKAQAPLPVIFSHNDLLPANFLDDGDRLWLIDFEYAGFSTAMFDLAGTASNAGMTAEESDELLTVYFGGKPDQAIRRSHAAMQCASLLREAMWSMVSELYLTAPGSDYVAYTAENLCKFEAALETYQNQYGKL; this is translated from the coding sequence ATGTCGAACAGCGAAGACCGCATCCACGCCCTGCCGCTGTGGCACGGCCCGGTGACGATTGCACCGCTCAAGGGCGGCATCAGCAATGAAAGCTGGCTGGTCGAGGACCGGACCGGGCGCCACGTCGTTCGCTTCGGCAAGGACTATCCCTTCCACCATGTGTTTCGCGACCGCGAGGTGATGGTGGCGCGCGCGGCCCACGAGGCAGGCTTTGCGCCCGAACTGCAATATGCCGAGCCTGGCGTGATGGTGAGCGAATTCCTCGGCGCCAGGACCTATGGCGCGGACGACGTGCGGGCCAACGCCGCCCGCATCGCGCTTCTGGTCAGGCGCTTCCACGAGGAGATGCCGCGGCATGTCTCGGGCGCAGGTTTCATGTTCTGGGCCTTCCATGTCATCCGCGACTATGCCCGCACGCTCCAGGCTGGTGGCAGCCGGATGGCTGCCGAACTGCCGCGCTACCTGACACTGGCGGAGGCGCTCGAAAAAGCCCAGGCGCCGCTGCCGGTCATCTTCAGCCACAACGACCTTTTGCCTGCCAACTTCCTCGACGACGGCGACAGGCTGTGGCTCATCGACTTCGAATATGCCGGCTTCTCGACCGCGATGTTCGATCTGGCCGGCACGGCGTCCAATGCCGGCATGACGGCGGAGGAGTCGGACGAGTTGCTGACCGTCTATTTCGGCGGCAAGCCCGACCAGGCAATCCGCCGCTCCCATGCGGCCATGCAATGCGCCTCGCTGCTGCGCGAGGCGATGTGGAGCATGGTCTCGGAATTGTACCTCACAGCACCCGGCAGCGATTACGTCGCCTACACCGCCGAAAACCTCTGCAAGTTCGAGGCGGCGCTCGAAACCTACCAGAACCAGTACGGGAAACTGTAG
- a CDS encoding DeoR/GlpR family DNA-binding transcription regulator has translation MNHSKRHSEILRLLEDEGTITIADLADKLGVSLETVRRDVKPLTANGSILKMHGAIGLPSVVGEAPFERRMRENAEAKRAIARVVAATIRDGDSVMLDTGTTTSYLARELLGHRRLTVVTNSSDIARTLATVNGNKVYMAGGELRSDSGAAFGVSAIEFVSRFAVTHAVISAGAVDAENGVMDYNLEEAEFARTVLARGQRSVVVTDHTKFGRKGLVQVCGFQGVGELVTDITPPADLTDALATAGTELTVAG, from the coding sequence ATGAACCACTCCAAGCGTCACAGCGAAATCCTGCGCCTGCTCGAGGATGAGGGCACGATCACCATCGCCGATCTCGCCGACAAGCTCGGCGTGTCGCTGGAAACCGTGCGGCGCGACGTCAAGCCGCTCACCGCAAATGGTTCGATCCTGAAGATGCACGGCGCCATCGGTCTGCCGTCGGTGGTCGGAGAGGCGCCGTTCGAGCGGCGCATGCGCGAAAATGCCGAAGCCAAGCGCGCCATTGCCCGGGTGGTTGCAGCCACCATCCGGGACGGCGACTCGGTCATGCTCGACACCGGCACGACGACAAGCTACCTCGCCCGCGAACTGCTTGGCCATCGCCGGCTGACCGTCGTCACCAACTCGTCCGACATTGCCCGCACCCTTGCCACGGTCAACGGCAACAAGGTCTACATGGCCGGCGGCGAGTTGCGCAGTGACAGCGGTGCTGCTTTCGGCGTTTCGGCCATCGAATTCGTCAGCCGTTTCGCCGTCACCCACGCGGTAATCTCGGCCGGAGCCGTCGACGCCGAAAACGGGGTGATGGACTACAATCTCGAGGAAGCCGAATTTGCCCGCACGGTGCTGGCGCGTGGCCAGCGCTCGGTTGTTGTCACGGACCACACCAAGTTCGGCCGCAAGGGGCTTGTCCAGGTCTGTGGCTTTCAGGGGGTTGGCGAACTCGTCACCGACATTACGCCGCCCGCCGACCTGACCGACGCGCTGGCAACGGCGGGCACCGAGTTGACCGTCGCCGGCTAG
- a CDS encoding HAMP domain-containing sensor histidine kinase, producing the protein MRLSRLFRSVKRFFRPLSLKWRLVWRLVVLQVALLTLMIFILLGGLTIAGVIPDNYEGRAIDVLRKTVRKDDAGKLTLKEGPLLAGLRAEVPDLWFIVRDTDGHSISEGKVPALLTDIPASLDYIDNAIFVKKLGGTQTSATVQWADTAAGRVQIFTGAQGEFHIMALVSVTPELFTDVILPVGGVMGLATLIVIPLVVRNAFKGMRRAAALAEQIDVEERGVRLPVDGIPTEISPLVKAVNGALDRLDKGYERHKRFLVDAAHELRTPVAILNTRITSLPPTPDRARLLQDTARLSNLTDQLLDIQRLGRQSETLVNVELVAVARSVVFDLAPLAFAAGYEMSFEPVPGKVVVSGDQTAIERAITNLVQNAIEHGGNSGQITVKVTRAATIEVSDQGDGVPAAERETIFEPFYRLRQRGHGAGLGLNLVQEIMQMHGGRIELACTEDKKGACFRLVFPKNRA; encoded by the coding sequence ATGAGACTTTCGCGGCTGTTTCGCTCCGTCAAGCGCTTCTTCCGCCCGCTCTCGCTGAAATGGCGGTTGGTGTGGCGCCTTGTGGTGCTGCAGGTGGCGTTGCTGACGCTGATGATCTTCATCCTGCTCGGCGGGCTGACCATCGCCGGCGTGATCCCGGACAATTACGAAGGTCGGGCAATCGACGTGCTGCGCAAGACAGTGCGCAAGGACGACGCAGGCAAGTTGACCCTCAAGGAAGGGCCATTGCTCGCGGGATTGCGCGCCGAAGTTCCCGACCTCTGGTTCATCGTGCGCGATACCGACGGCCACTCGATTTCGGAAGGCAAGGTGCCGGCCCTGCTGACCGACATTCCGGCATCCCTCGACTACATCGACAACGCAATCTTCGTGAAGAAGCTGGGCGGCACGCAGACGTCGGCGACCGTGCAGTGGGCCGATACTGCGGCCGGCCGCGTGCAGATTTTCACCGGTGCCCAAGGCGAATTCCACATCATGGCGCTGGTGTCGGTGACGCCGGAGCTGTTTACCGATGTCATCCTGCCCGTAGGCGGCGTAATGGGACTGGCGACCCTGATCGTCATCCCGCTTGTGGTGCGCAATGCCTTCAAGGGTATGCGCCGGGCGGCGGCACTTGCCGAGCAGATCGACGTCGAGGAGCGTGGCGTCCGCCTTCCCGTCGACGGCATTCCCACCGAAATCTCGCCGCTGGTGAAAGCCGTCAACGGCGCGCTCGACCGCCTCGACAAGGGTTATGAGCGGCACAAACGCTTCCTGGTCGATGCCGCCCATGAATTGCGCACGCCGGTCGCCATCCTCAACACGCGCATCACCTCGCTGCCGCCAACACCCGATCGGGCGCGGCTGCTGCAGGACACAGCACGACTGTCGAACCTGACGGACCAGTTGCTCGACATTCAGCGCCTTGGCCGACAGTCGGAAACGCTTGTAAATGTCGAACTGGTGGCAGTGGCGCGCAGCGTGGTGTTCGATCTTGCCCCGCTGGCCTTTGCCGCCGGCTACGAGATGTCGTTCGAGCCCGTGCCCGGCAAGGTGGTGGTCAGTGGCGACCAGACGGCGATCGAGCGCGCCATCACCAATCTGGTCCAGAACGCTATCGAGCACGGCGGCAATTCAGGCCAGATCACCGTCAAGGTGACGCGGGCAGCCACCATCGAGGTGTCGGACCAAGGCGACGGCGTGCCGGCGGCGGAGCGCGAGACGATCTTCGAACCGTTCTACCGGCTGCGCCAGCGCGGCCACGGCGCCGGGCTCGGGCTCAACCTGGTGCAGGAGATCATGCAGATGCATGGAGGCCGTATCGAACTCGCCTGCACCGAGGACAAAAAGGGCGCGTGTTTCCGGCTGGTATTCCCAAAGAACAGAGCCTAG